The nucleotide window CAAAGGAGAGGGTGCTATAAGGCAAATGAGTTCATTTTGCAAaccaacacatttaaaaaaatctgtttaacaTTAGATGCTCTgggatggacttccctggcggtctagtggttaagactccgtgcttccagtgcagggggcatgggttcgatccccggtcggggaactaagattccacatgctgtacgcctcacggcacagccaaaataactaaaataaaacaaaacaaaaacctaaatgcTCTGGGAAATATAAACTCAGGCCTCCAAAGCCCAGAACAGAACAGGAGAGATGGGTCTGCAAATAGCCAGCTGTAGTGTAAGACAGAATCACAGGTGATGGTTTGGGGACAGACACAGCGCTAGGGCTCCCCAAGAAGGGGGGCCAGAATTTGGCTGAGGGCTTAGAGGGACTTCATGGAAGGATGTGGGATCTTGAAGGAAGGCCATTTGTGATTGGGAGGGACAGGAGAGCATCTCTCTGGAAGGAATGGCCCGCTCTGACCCAGAGCCCAGGGCAGCTTTGAAGAGCAGAAGCCGCCCACGGGGCTGAGGAGAAGTCCAGATAAGACTGGAAAGGACAGCAGGGCCAGAGAGTGATGGCCACAGTGATGGGAGCAAGAGACGAACAAATGGTCAGACCAGGATCCTTAGTGAAATTGAGGATGGAGGGCGTATGTCCCTGAAGGTCAAGGTCAATTCCTACTGTAGGGCTAACCTCACCGTGGGTAAGCCTGAAAGCCCTGGGGCCAGACgacctgggtgaccttgggcaaattgtaCTAACTTGTtcaagcctcaatttcttcatgtgtaaaatgcagtaaataatagtatctacttcataaAATTGTCTAGACAAATGACTTATGCAGTAACACATGCTCCCTAAACATGacctataattttaattttttgtgtttttttgtgttttttttttttgcggtacgcgggcctctcactgttgtggcctctcacgttgcggagcacaggctccggacgcacaggctcagtggccatggctcacaggcccagccgctccgcggcatatgggatcctcccagaccggggcacaaacccgtgtcccctgcattggcaggcggactctcaaccattgtgccaccagggaagccctataattttaatttttattactcaCTCTTCCCCGATGATCCAAGAAACCCTGGCCAAAGACTGTATTTCATATCTTCATTCATGACTTTCCTGGACATCTGTTTAGAGAATTGTGCTTGATGCTGTGGAGGACACACGGTGAACAGGACCCGAGAAGCTCATGGTCTGTTCGGAGAGGAAGAATAACAACCACCTTGTCCAGAACAGAAGCAAGTGAAGGTACATGCGATTGGGGTTATAAAAGTTCCCTGGGAACTGACAGTTGAGCTTAGTCTTGAGACTTGAAGGGTACACAAGGTTCTTAGGCTGCAAGGGAATCAAATACGCTTCCTCCTTCCAGTGCCACAGGGGACGGGATGCCCGTGATGTGACCAATTACGAGGTGGTATGACTGCTAGGGCTGCCAGAACAAAGTACCAGGGACTGGGTGGCCTAAAGAACAGACATTTATTccctcagagttctggaggctggaaatctaaGGTCTGGGTCCGTTTCTTCTGAGAACCTCCCTCCTAGGCTTGTAGATGGCGGTCTTCTTCCTGTGTCCGcacatggtcttccttctgtgtctgtgtcctaatctcctcttcttatagggacaccaatcacattggattagggcccaaccATACAActtcattttactttaattacctctttaaaggccctatctcgaAATACAATCATATTCGAAAGTATTAGAGGTTAGGACTTCCAACAGGAATtttctgggggtggagggtggagtgAGTCAGGAGTGGGCGTGGGGGACAATTCAGCCCATACCAGAAATTGAAGTTGGAATGATCAACAGCCTGGCCATCACTGAGAAGTAACACAGTTTCTTAGCCTTCAGGTAAGAGGGCCACTCCGGCTTGCAGCAAGGTGGGAGGTGTGGCCGAGACGCGGTGACAGCCCCGTGGGGGCTCCCAGCATGGAAGGGAATGAGGTGCTGAGCGGCACACAATGACACTGGGCCTGGGGGAGGAAAGATCTCAGGCCTGGGTACCAGCCTTTAGGCAAGTCACCCCCCTCTCTATGGTCAGGTGCTGCTCTCGACCCTGATCACACATGGCATCACCAGGGCAGCTTGTAAGAAACAACATGAAtgcctggccccgcccccagagACTCTGGTTCAAGGGAATCTGCCGTGTGACCTTGACCTCGGCAGTTTTTCAAAGCACCTGGGTGATTCCGAGGGACAGCCAGATCCCTGGGCTAGCGGATGTCCAAGTTCCCTTCCAGCCCCAGGCCATGATTCAAGCTGACTTGGGTTCTCCATCCCTGGATCACCACATTCTCTGGGCCTTTGGGATCTCTGTAAATGCTTTCATTGaacaaaatgttcatttatatattataattattctttatatttgCACAGCCCATTACTGTTTGAGGAAGAAATTTAATGAGCATCAGCTCATTCAGTCCTCATCACAACCCTTAGGGCTAGGCAGTAGGCAGACATCACTATTCcaactcctttttatttttgtccagATCACTTACCACCTTCTGACATGCCATATCactggcttatttatttttattgttttccccTCATCTCAGAATGTCAGCTTTATCAGGACAGGGATTATTGTCtcttttgttcattgctggtacatagcaagcactcagtaaatattctttcaatgaattaatgaatgaatgaatcatagAAGAGTaaactaaagcccagagaggttaggagatctgcctgaggtcacacagcaagtaaataGAGtagcttctgtgtgtgtgtgtgttctttctaCTCCTGCTCTGGGTTTCCTAGGGTGACTGTGATATTAGGGTGGACCCAGGAGGTACCAGGGGAGAGCAAATCCAGCAGCAGAGATAGCTGCAAATGGACTGACTGCTGCCAGGAATTGCTCCTAGAATCCCAGATAAAAGCAGTTTCCTTGCCAGGGTGAGGAAGGGCAGCTTCCGCTGGTGGCCAAAGGGCTTAGCTTAATTTACAgcctctcattttcattttgggaACAGAAGTTTTTCCCTTGCAACCAGTAAAATTGAATCATGGGTTTCCTAAAAATGTGGCATAAAAATGAGGAAGCTGCCAGGTAATGACCAGGGCTGGCTATTTAAAGGGacagtcatgggcttccctggtggcgcagtggttgagagtccgcctgctgatgcaggggacacgggttcgtgccccggtccgggaagatcccacatgccgcggagcggctgggcccgtgagccatggccgctgagcctgcgcgtccagagcctgtgctccgcaacgggagaggccacatcagtgagaggcccgcgtaccgaaaaaaaaataaagagggtgGGGGCAGTCATGACAGTCAAACTCACTGGAAGAGGCCTCAGGAACAAAACAGTCCAatctgccattttacagatgagaaaacaaaggccCCAAGAGACCAGGTGGCTTGCTGGGGGTTACAGAAGCCTGGCTCAGCCTTCGTCACTCTCTGCTGCCTTCACCCTCCATCACCCAGATTTTCTCACAGCTGAAATGGGAATTAACCCGAATGCAGGACCGCTGCTCGGCTTGTGGATCACATCTCTGGGTACCACAGGGTACACAGTTATCTGGGTAGCAGTCACATGGAAGATCACACGGTGTGCTCTGTAGCTAACTAAGAACCGTGGCTTCTGAGCCTTTTGCCCTTTGCTGCTCCCCCCATCCCCTTGGCTGGGAGGCAAGGAATTGATTTCAGAATCGACTGGCCTGGGTATGtctgcttcctctttcttcctggatGAATCAGTGTGGACTTGTATGTCTCTGGATTCAtgattctctgtgcttcatctCCCCCTAAAATTGCCTTCTAACCCTACGTGACATTTGTCTTGTTTCCCCAGCAACCATCTCAGATGCCATGAATAGCAGATTAAGGCTTTGAGGGCAGATGTGAGAGACTACACGGTCCAGGCCAGGAGATGAAAACCCGGGGGCTCAAAGGCTGGTTTGCAGCAACGCCCTCTGCTAACAAGAAAGGGAAGGGTAGCTTGGTGCATCTGAGTATTTCCTATGTGGAAAGAgcagttttttgttatttttaaacctCCTGGCGCTTAAGCATCCATATGGTACGTCTGAAACAGGGGTGGTTTGTTGGGTAATTTTATAAGCCATTTTCATTGACTTATAAAACTGTTTTACATAAATATCATCGtctctacagaaaaaaaagaacacagaaaatcCCCACACTTTATTTACATTCCACCAAATTCCCTTCAAATCTTAATCAGTACGTGGACATACCTTTTATATAGTTGTCAGAGTTTGCGcctgctgtttttattttctatttatacacTCTTATGTGAAAGCGTAACCTTGTGTCTCCTCTACCCTCAACACTCTGCTTTACTTCTGACACTGCTGCCCACCACGTGTGTGGGGGGGTGCTGGAGGAGTGGGGTGGTCTTCTCAAGCAATTCTGCGacgccagctgggtgtcctacaatgtAACCCAATTCGGACTCCATCTAcctggagacagcatcagatccCCCAGGCTAAGGGCTCAGTCCTGCAAGACTGAccctcacttcagatgccaatcaaaGGTCCAGGTTATTACCTGTGCTTTTGACGACCTggtataaatcagaggttcccgtGACCCCCTCCTTGGGCTTGATTAATCTgttagagtggctcacagaactcaggaaaagttCACTTACTCGATTACTGgcttattacaaaggatattaaaggatacgAATGAACAGCCATATGAAGAGATGCATAGCACGAGGTCCAGAAGGGTCCTGACCACAGAAGCTTCTGTGCCGCCCTCCCAGCACATGGAGGTATCCTTATTTGCCAACCGGGAGGCTCTCTGGATCCTaccctttggggttttttatggaggcttccttaTATAGGGCACGACTGATTACATCTTGGCCATTGATGATTGATTCAaactccagcccctctcccctctctggaggttGTTCAGGGAGGGCtgcactgaaagttccaaccctctaatcacttggTTGGTCTGGCAACTAGCTCCCATCCTTAGGTTACCTAGCGGCTTTCCAAAAATCACCCCGTTAACATAAACTCAGGCGTGGTTGAAAGGGGTTCGTTGTGAATCACAGAAGACACTCGTTTCACTTTTATCACTCTGAAGCTATCTTAGGAACTGAGGATAAAAAccaaatattataattaaagatGCCCCTATGGCTCTAATCACTTAGGAATTACAGGGTttggggagctgtgagccagAAACCTTGGATGAAGaccaaaatacatatttcttatgtaTCTCCACAGTTGGAAACACCTGAGTATTTACATGTCTGGTGCATCTGTTATGAAGCACAATTGGCTAGGCCATTCTCTATCGCTTGGAATTGTGGTCATTTCTAGCTTTTACGTGCAGAATATCTCTCGATAATCCCTTTGCCCGGGGCGGCACCTTAGATGACCAGCTCCTGCTTTGCCCAAGGAATAAATCAAGGCCAGTGGGTCAGGCAGGTTCTGGACTGGGAGCTAGGGGACCTCTGCCTTTACCTGGGCACGTTTCCCCGCCTCCCCGGGCTCACACTCTGTGGATGTAAGATCCGGGGGTGACCTGAAGGTCTCCGAGTTGCATCCAGCTCAGCAGAAGGAGGGTCAGGGATTCTGGTCATGGGAGCTTCCACTGCTCAGGGCATGAATTGACTCGGCAGCAAACAAGCCACCACATGGCCTTCTTTGAACCTTCCCCTCCGTCAGCAATTCCCGTCTGCCTGTCCTCCAGAATATATCCCAAATCTGAtcacttctctccttttccactGCCACCTCCTGTTCCACACCTCCCTCCTACCTGGGCTCCCTTGATCTGTTCTTCTCAGCCAGCCACAGTggtctatttttttttggccacactgcgcagcttgcagattcttagttccctgatcagggattgaacccgcgtcctcaGCAGTGAacgtgcagagtcctaaccactggactgccagggaactgcCCAGAGTGGTCCGTTAAAAACATAGGTCAGATCAGGCCATTGCCTTTCTTAAACCCTCCCATGGTTTTCCATGGTTCTTGAAATGAGATCTGAACTGCTCACTCTGACCTCTAAGACCTCACAAGCTCTGACCGCTGCCTGATTCTGACCTCATGCTGTCCACTCTGCCCTCTACCCCCGCTCTGGTCCACCATACTGGCCTTATGGGCTTTCCCTCCATCCAGAatgctccccagccccagcctctccCACACCTGCCTGCTTGTCCTTTAGATCTCAGCTCACCCGTCTTCTCCCAGCAGATGGTCCTtgcccttccctccttttctgaAGGAGCCCCTACCCTCCCATGGATAATGATCAAAGACAGCATGTTATTTCCTTTGTAGAACTTTTCACAGACTGTCTTTCTCTTGTATTACCATCTTTTGTGCTTGGGTATCAGCTGTCCTCACAGCCCCACTGGAAGGTGAGGTCTACTGGCTGGGGCAGGGCCCCCACTGACTCTGCCCCACCTTGCAGAGTGCCTGGCCTGTAGTGAACATTCAGGAGgacttaatgaataaataaactgagaGATGAAGGTTACCTAGAGCCTTTTTATGCCTCTGCCTCACTGAGCTTGGCTTGTGTGTCTGACCCTGGTCAATTCCTTATGGGGGAGGCTGGTGAGAGGAAGAGTTGTTACCGAACTGAACCCGGGTCTGCTCAGTTGACACCAGCAAAGCCATTctactgggttgtggtgaaggaaagtacagtgtttattgcagggcattaagcaaggagaatgggcggCTAGtactcaaaagacctgaactacCCTGGCCTTCAGGCAAGGGTTTTGAAAGTAGCATTAGGGGTAGGGCTGCAGGGTacatgatcagctcgtggacattttCTGATTGGCTGCTGGTGAGGTGATGTTTTTCAaatctcaatcatcagccttctggttccaagcCGTCTGAGGTCTATGTCCCtgtggtcagcatgtagtcaccatgCTCCAGCAGGTGAGacggggtcttagtttctgtagGACAACTCAAGGATCTGTGTCAGATTGTTATCTATATCCCTTCAGGAGGAACTAGGAGTCCTTTGACTCTATTTtctaatcattaactgcttgagtctgctctttggagcCCAGGGAAGGCCAAACAAGAAGTGGGGGACACGGACGGACTTGTACCAGGGAAGGCCCTACAGGGTCCTGTTTGGTTTCAGAGTTTCATTCCCGAATCCCTCATGGAGGTGTGTGCAAAGCCATTCTGACATGGCAGGTGTCCTATGGCTTGGTTGGCCTGGGTTAAGGGAGAAAGCAGAAGGTGGGGTAGAGCCATGGATGACAGAAGGCTGAAGACCACTGAATTCCTCAGAGGGGGACCTAACAGAGATGCTAGGTCCCCTTTGTGTTGGCGTGTCTACCTCCCCAGCGCCTACCACTTAGCATAATAATTCTTCCATTTATCTAGACTTTTATAAGCATTATCGCATTTTTAATTCTCACCACAACTATACTGAGGGAAGTATACTATCTTCATCCAACtgaaagaaactgagtctcagaaaggttaaaaacaacaacaacaacaacaaaaaccctgctcctgggcttccctggtggcgcagtggttgagagtccgcctgccgatgcaggggacacaggttcgtgccccggtccgggaagatcccacatgccgtggagtggctaggcccgtgagccgtggccgctgagcctgcgcgtccggagcctgtgccccgcaacgggagaggccacagcagtgagaggcccgcgtaccgcaaaaaaacaaaaacaaaaaaaccctgctcCTGCCTTGCAATTAGTAAGCAATTGAGTCAGGATTGGAACTTGAGACCATCCGACTACAGAGCCCTTGACCCCATGCACAACCCGGCGAGAGCTTCTGGAAGTATCTTGAAGTGGTCTCATAGATCTCGGGTCTCAGGACCAGAGCAATCTCCCACGGGGCCCTCTCTGCCTTCTGCCTTCCTTCACAGCCCCTGCTTTGTGGACAGATCTGCGTCTCCCACCACAGAGAAGCTCTTTGAAGCCAAGGGTTGTGTCTCATGTATTTGGTGAGAAGTAGAATCACAGGCTGCTCTCACTTTCCAGGACAAACTCACGCCCTGGGGCTGCTCTCGCCTTCCGAGATGGACAGCATTCTGCCtttggaatgtgtatctctctcaataaacctttcacttaaaaaaaaaaagtagaatcacagaattacacttttttttattgaagtacagttgatatacaatattatataagttacaggtgtacaatgtagCGAGTCACAGAATTTCACTTCTTAATCAGTCCTTGTTAATAAACACCACCTGAGCTGCCTGTTAAAACACAGTGGGCTCTCTCTGTTTTCAGCCAACTTGGGAGGAAGTTATCAAGGCTTTGACAGCATCTCACAGGCACCAGTGACAAAGCATTAGGCCCCAAACCAAACACTTTctagaaataatttgaaaacacaATGGGGAAACCTGGCTGTACTCTTGATTCTGTCGCTCCcctgctgtgtgattttgggcaacttacctctgcttcctgggcctcagtttcctgtttgTAAACGGGGAGATCCCCTAAGAGACCCCCTAAGATCTCTCctctctttttataaatattaatggaGGGCCCATCGTGTGCCCGGGATAGAGTGCTGGGCTCCAGGGATCCAGCCGTAAACCAGTCTGATGCCGGAAACTGCAGGATTCTACAGGGCGGAGTTTTTGACATTTGCTAGCCGGCAAACCTCCTGGTGTAACATTCTGTGATTGTCTAGACCCCAACCTCCCCGCAAAGCCTTCCATCAAATTAGCACAATCCCACTTAATTAAGACCCGTGtgcagcagcggcggcggcagcgggctCTGAGGCAGCGGTTGGGCTCGCCGCGAGTGAACGGGGTCGAGTCAGTGCATTCGCGCGAGCTGGAATCGAAGCCTCTTAAAATGGCAGATGATTTGGACTTCGAGACAGGAGATGCAGGGGCCTCAGCCACCTTCCCAATGCAGCGCTCAGCTTTACGTAAGAATGTCTTTGTGGTGCCCAAAGGCCGGCCATGTAAGATTGTGGAGATGTCAGCCTCCAAGACGGGCCAGCACGGCCATGCCAAGGTCCATCTGGTTGGTCTTGACATCTTTACTGGGAAGAAATATGACGATATCTGCCCATCAACTCATAATATGGATGTCCCCAGCATCAAAAGGAACGATTTCCAGCTGATTGCATCCAGGATGGGTATCTATCACTGCTCCAAGACAGCGGGGAGGTGCGAGAGGACCCCCGTCTGCCTGAGGGAGATCCTGGCAAGGAGATTGAGCAGAAGTACGACGGTGGAGAAGAGATACTGATCACGGTGCTGTCTGCCACGACAGAGGACGCAGCTGCTGCAGTCAAGGCCATGGCCAAATAACTGGCTCCCAGGGTGGCTGTGGTGGCAGCAGTGATCCTCCAGCCTGCAGAGGCCCCCTCCCCGAGCCTGGCCCAGCTCTGGCCCGGCCCTTGGCTGGACTCCTCCCACAcaatttatttgacattttattttggtttccccTACACCCTCAGTCTGCCGGGGAGCCCCTGCCCTTCACCCTGCTCCCTTGGCCAGGAGTGAGTGAACCACGGCCTTGGTGAAGCtgcccctcctcttctcccctcgCACTACAGCCCTGGTGGGGGAGACCGGGCGGGTGCTGCTTGTGgtttaggtttgttttgttttgttttgttttttaattcaatcTGGAATCAGAAAGCTGTGGATTCTGTGCCCTTCCCCACTCATCCCTGGTCTGGTCCCTTATTCCCCAATAGCCCTTTTTCCCAAGCACCACCCCCACAGACTGGggaccagccccctcccctgcctatGTCTCTCCCCAAATCCATTTagatgggaagggaagaggaggagaggggaggggacctgCCCCCTCCTCAGGCATCTGGGAGGGCCCTGCCCCCTGGCAGAAGCCCATGGGCTTCACCCTTTCCTGCGGGCTCTCTCCCCGACACATTTGTTAAAAATCAAACCTGAATAAAACTACaagtttaatatgaaaaaaaaaaagagaagtctcactttctcttcctgtttcccGTCATGGCGCAGGATCAAGGGGAGAAGGAGAACCCCATGCGGGAACTTCGCATCCGCAAGCTCTGCCTCAACATCTGCGTGGGGGAGAGTGGAGACAGGCTGACCCGGGCAGCCAAGGTGCTGGAGCAGCTCACAGGCCAGACCCCTGTGTTCTCCAAAGCTAGATACACCATCAGATCCTTTGGcatcagaagaaatgaaaaaattgccGTCCATTGCGCAGTCCGTGGGGCCAAGGCAGAAGAAATCCTGGAGAAAGGTCCGAAGGTGCGAGAGTATGagttaagaaaaaataacttctCAGACACTGGGAACTTTGGATTTGGGATCCAAGAACACATCGATCTGGGGATCAAATATGACCCAAGCGTTGGTATCTACGGCCTGGACTTCTGTGTGGTGCTGGGTAGGCCAGGTTTCAGCATCGTAGACAAGAAGCACAGGACAGGCTGCATTGGGGCCAAACACAGAATCAGCAAAGAGGAGGCCATGCGCTGGTTCCAGCAGAAGTATGATGGGATCATCCTTCCTGGCAAATAAATTCCCGTTTCTATCCAAAAGGCTCATAAAAAGTTTTcagtgaaatgtaaaaaaaaaaaaaaaaaaaaaagttgcagtggttaagaatccgcctgccaatgcaggggacacgggttcgagccctggcctgggaagatcccacactccgcagagcaactaagcccgtgcgccacaactactgagcctgcgttctagagcccatgagccacaacgactgagcccgtgtgctgcaactactgaagcccacgtgcctagagcctgtgctccgcaacaaagagaagacaccgcaatgagaagcccgcgcaccgcagggaagagtagcccctgctcactgcaactacagaaagcccgcgcacagcaacgaagacccagtgcagccaaaaaagaaaaggctataaatattataaattaaaaaaaaaaaaaagacacctacACAAACCCCCTGCAGCTCACACCCGGCCTGGTTTATTTGTAAGGCCCCTTCTCCCCTTCTGCCCTGGCAGAAGTCTGACCTGGGAGACGTGGCCTTGGTGCGCTGAgcgcctgggggtgggggtgggtgtgcCAGAACTGGAATCTCAAGAAGGACTCAGGCCAGGAGAAGCGCGAGGACACTGCGATGAGGCGCCGCCCAGCCAGCGTCTCGAGCCTGGCGCCCCCAGGACGGCCCCCGAGGCAGGGACCGTGGGGGCAAGTCGGCCCCTCCCCGGGATCACCTGCACGGGGCGGGGCGGAGCCGGGGGCGGGATCCCGGACGGCCGGAGCCGGGGCTGCTGTGGTGGCACCGGCGGGAGGCGGAGCGGGCGGCGGCCGGAGCGCAGGGCTCCCCCGAGCAGGTAGGAGGCGCGGGACGCCGGGGACGCCGGGTCTGCGGGGGGCACGGGCGGCCCggctcaggctcagcggctcgCTGTCCACCTGCTGCGCTCCGCGGAGGGGTGACGGGAGAGGGAGAGTGAGGAGTTCCCAGTCCCACCCCCACCTGCGTTGGAAGGGGTGCCTGGGGTCTGCGCGCGAGGGCGGTGGGCGGTGgccggggtggagggagggatatcGGTCACCTTTTGCGGGTTTTGGAAATGGGGATGGGGCATGCGTACAGGTGCCCGGAGTGCCGAGCAAGCTCGGCCCTCGCGGAGAAGTGCCCCGAGCGCCAGCCTGCGTTTGGGGGGTTGATATTACGGGCATCCAGCAGGCAGGTCGTTTCCTTGTCCCACCCCTCTCGCCAAGCCTCCGGCTAAGGGTCCGAGACTCCCCGGAAGAAAAGGGAGCGGACTCGGCCAGCCAGGAGGTAAAGGGATTTTGAACCACTCAGGACCTGTGTTggcttcatctgtgaaatgggcgtCTGGATGGGTGAGCCCTGTGCGGAGACCCCTCCAGGAGGAAGATCTGCGATGAAAACCCACAGCAGGGGGAGAAAACCAGTGTTCTAGCTCAGATCAGCAAACTCAGCAGCTCACTGGACTAGCTGCTCCAGAGGAAAGAGGTGGGGACACGTTCTGTGGGCTGGATATCTGGCAGGAGGAGGACATGGGTGTGTCAAATACTAGAGCAGGCTTAGAGGGACCAAGGAAGCCGTCTAGTCTGGGACGAGGATCTGGAGGGgtgcctggaggaggtgggattGAGTAGGGGTGGGAAAGAAAGCATAGTGCTGGTGCTTTAGAATCAGCCAACCTGGGCATTGGAATCTCTGCCTGGCCCCTTAGGTGGCCGATAGCTTAGTCTTGGGCAGGACCCTGCATTTCTCTACAGTTCCCTTTGCTCCGTAAGTGAAACAATTTCTTTGACAGAGTGTCGGGTAGTCcatataaagtgcttagtgcAAGGTCTGTATATTATAGGCACTCCGTAAATGTAAGCTGTTAATTTCCACTAGActgtagcttcttttttttaatacataaatttatttatttattcatttatttaatttttggctgtactgggtcttcgttgctgcacgccggttttctctagttgctgagagtgggggctactctttgttgccatggcttctctgttgcggagcacgggctctaggtgtgtgggcttcagtagttgtggcacgtgggctcagtagctgtggcgcacgggcttagttgctccgcggcatgtgggatcttcccggaccagggcttgaacctgtgtcccctgcattggcaggcggattcttaaccgctgcgccaccagggaagccctaggctgtAGCTTCTTGGGGGCAGGGGCCATGTCTATTTGGTTCACCATTAtatggtgcctggcatatagtaggtctCACTacatattggttgaatgaatgaacaatgaaTGAGTATGTAGTACAAAGTTGGCATGTGGTAAGTAGTCAATAAATAGCAGTGAATTTAGAGATGATCAGATCCTAACAGATGGGATGATGTAGGAGACGGTTGTTTAGGTGGATGGAGCAGTGTAACAGATTAAGATAAGCCCAGAGTAACAGATTTGGGGCACCCCTTCTTATGGGGGGCAGGGGAGTAATATGATA belongs to Pseudorca crassidens isolate mPseCra1 chromosome 2, mPseCra1.hap1, whole genome shotgun sequence and includes:
- the LOC137217550 gene encoding large ribosomal subunit protein uL5-like, with the translated sequence MAQDQGEKENPMRELRIRKLCLNICVGESGDRLTRAAKVLEQLTGQTPVFSKARYTIRSFGIRRNEKIAVHCAVRGAKAEEILEKGPKVREYELRKNNFSDTGNFGFGIQEHIDLGIKYDPSVGIYGLDFCVVLGRPGFSIVDKKHRTGCIGAKHRISKEEAMRWFQQKYDGIILPGK